In the genome of Phycisphaerales bacterium, one region contains:
- a CDS encoding bacterioferritin, whose amino-acid sequence MDTQKSIELLNEAVADELQAVHQYMYWHFHLDDQGFNPLAALLKRIAVIEMGHVEKLAERILFLKGDVKMALAGPVEAITEPADILARAAAMEQQSAQDYNKAALACSANADAVSKQIFEALVADEEGHFDTFDKQLDNIKRFGLNYLALQSFESGPPAAE is encoded by the coding sequence ATGGACACCCAGAAGAGCATCGAGTTGCTGAATGAGGCCGTGGCCGATGAATTGCAGGCGGTGCATCAGTACATGTACTGGCACTTTCATCTCGACGACCAGGGCTTCAATCCGCTGGCGGCGCTGCTGAAGCGCATCGCAGTCATCGAGATGGGGCATGTCGAGAAGCTGGCCGAGCGTATCCTCTTCCTCAAGGGCGACGTCAAGATGGCCCTGGCAGGCCCGGTGGAAGCAATCACCGAGCCGGCGGATATTCTCGCGCGGGCGGCAGCCATGGAACAGCAGTCAGCGCAGGACTACAACAAGGCCGCGCTGGCTTGCAGCGCGAATGCGGACGCGGTATCGAAGCAGATCTTCGAAGCCCTCGTGGCGGATGAGGAGGGGCACTTCGACACGTTTGACAAGCAACTCGACAACATCAAGCGCTTCGGGTTGAACTACCTTGCGCTACAGTCTTTTGAGAGTGGTCCGCCCGCGGCGGAGTAG